ATATCTTCGAAAACGGCGGCGATAAGCAGGTCTATCTCTCTTCCGCCGACTGGATGACGCGTAACATCGACTACCGCATTGAGGTGGCGACGCCGCTGCTTGATCCGCGCCTGAAGCAGCGGGTGCTGGATATTATTGACATCCTGTTCAGCGATACGGTAAAAGCCCGCTACATCGATAAAGAACTGAGTAATCGCTACGTGCCGCGTGGAAACCGCCGCAAAGTGCAGTCGCAACTGGCTATTTACGACTATATCAAATCACTCGAGCAATCTGACTAACGCTATGCCAATACATGATAAGACCCCACGACCGCAGGAGTTTGCGGCGGTCGACCTCGGTTCAAACAGTTTTCACATGGTGATTGCCCGTGTGGTGGATGGCGCCATGCAGATTATCGGTCGCCTGAAACAGCGCGTGCATCTGGCGGATGGTCTCGGCGAAGACAACATGCTGAGCGAAGAGGCAATGGAGCGCGGGCTAAGCTGCCTGTCACTGTTTGCTGAACGTCTTCAGGGGTTCGCCCCCTCCAGCGTGTGTATTGTCGGTACCCATACGCTTCGTCAGGCGCAAAACGCCACCGATTTTCTCAAACGAGCGGAAAAGGTTATCCCCTATCCGATCGAGATCATTTCCGGTAATGAAGAAGCGCGTCTGATCTTTATGGGCGTAGAACATACGCAACCGGAAAAAGGCCGCAAGCTGGTCATCGACATTGGCGGCGGCTCGACGGAGCTGGTCATTGGCGAAAACTTCGAACCGAAGCTGGTTGAAAGCCGTCGTATGGGTTGCGTCAGTTTTGCCCAGATCTATTTCCCCGGCGGCGTCATCAGCAAGGAAAACTTCCAGCGTGCCAGAATGGCGGCGGCGCAGAAGCTTGAAACCCTGACCTGGCAATTCCGTATTCAGGGCTGGAACGTTGCGCTGGGGGCCTCTGGCACCATCAAAGCCGCGCACGAAGTGCTCTTAGAAATGGGCGAGAAAGACGGGTTCATCACCCCAGAGCGTCTGGACCGACTGGTAACCGAACTGCTGCAACACCGCAGTTTCGAATCGCTAAGCCTGCCGGGGTTATCTGAAGAGCGAAAAGCGGTCTTTGTTCCAGGTCTGGCGATTTTATGCGGTGTCTTTGATGCGCTGGCGATCCGCGAGTTACGCCTTTCCGATGGCGCGCTGCGCGAAGGCGTGCTGTACGAAATGGAAGGTCGCTTTCGTCATCAGGATGTTCGCAGTCGCACCGCCAGCAGCCTGGCAAATCAGTACAATATCGACAGCGAACAGGCGCGACGCGTGCTGGAAACCACCATGCAGATGTATGAGCAGTGGCAGGCGCAGCAGCCTAAACTGGCGCATCCGCAGTTAGAAGCGCTGCTGAAATGGGCAGCGATGCTGCACGAGGTTGGACTGAACATTAATCACAGCGGTCTGCATCGCCACTCGGCGTATATCCTGCAAAACAGCGATTTGCCTGGTTTTAATCAGGAGCAGCAAACCATGATGGCGACGCTGGTTCGCTATCATCGTAAGGCGGTGAAGCTGGACGATCTCCCGCGCTTTACGCTGTTTAAGAAGAAGCAGTTCCTGCCGCTCATTCAGCTATTGCGTCTTGGCGTACTGCTGAACAACCAGCGCCAGGCCACGACCACACCGCCTACGCTGACGCTCATCACCGATGACAACCACTGGACCCTGCGTTTCCCTCACGACTGGTTCAGCCAGAACGCGCTGGTTTTGCTCGATCTGGAAAAAGAACAGCAATACTGGGAAGCGGTGACCGGCTGGCGTCTGAAAATTGAAGAAGAACGCTCACCGGAAATCGCCGCGTGAAGCACACTCAGGTGCCAGTCACTGGCACCTGCTCTTTCAGCGTGTCGCTTAACGGCTGCGGCACACCGATTAAATATCCCTGCATATAATCAATCCCCAGAGAGATCGCGGCATGGCGAATCTCCTCACTTTCGACAAATTCAGCGACCACCTGCATTTTCTTCATACGCGCCAGATGACAGATTGAGGCCACAATCTGATAGTCGAGGCTATTCGAAACGATATTGC
The sequence above is drawn from the Citrobacter amalonaticus genome and encodes:
- the ppx gene encoding exopolyphosphatase; translation: MPIHDKTPRPQEFAAVDLGSNSFHMVIARVVDGAMQIIGRLKQRVHLADGLGEDNMLSEEAMERGLSCLSLFAERLQGFAPSSVCIVGTHTLRQAQNATDFLKRAEKVIPYPIEIISGNEEARLIFMGVEHTQPEKGRKLVIDIGGGSTELVIGENFEPKLVESRRMGCVSFAQIYFPGGVISKENFQRARMAAAQKLETLTWQFRIQGWNVALGASGTIKAAHEVLLEMGEKDGFITPERLDRLVTELLQHRSFESLSLPGLSEERKAVFVPGLAILCGVFDALAIRELRLSDGALREGVLYEMEGRFRHQDVRSRTASSLANQYNIDSEQARRVLETTMQMYEQWQAQQPKLAHPQLEALLKWAAMLHEVGLNINHSGLHRHSAYILQNSDLPGFNQEQQTMMATLVRYHRKAVKLDDLPRFTLFKKKQFLPLIQLLRLGVLLNNQRQATTTPPTLTLITDDNHWTLRFPHDWFSQNALVLLDLEKEQQYWEAVTGWRLKIEEERSPEIAA